A region from the Streptomyces sp. 3214.6 genome encodes:
- a CDS encoding glycosyltransferase family 2 protein → MSRRIVIVTAVHAPSARYLSEAYESLRAQELPTGWTWQWVIREDGTTNEVARHVPVADARVTFRQGRAGGPGVARTLALAHAEGEYVKVLDADDRLAPGALARDLAALEGDPGLGWATSRVLDLFPDGSTAGFPGDPAEGPIERGAVLDHWKAHDFRAQVHPASLFARRDLLTALGGWMALPASEDTGLLLALNSVSRGWFTAEVGLYYRKWDGQATGQASHVDPVERAARMAVVEARARALGSFRWSYPTAPASAPSAAGG, encoded by the coding sequence GTGAGCCGGCGCATCGTCATCGTGACCGCTGTCCACGCCCCGTCGGCCCGCTATCTGTCCGAGGCCTACGAGTCGCTGCGCGCACAGGAGTTGCCCACGGGGTGGACGTGGCAGTGGGTGATCCGCGAGGACGGCACGACGAACGAGGTCGCGCGCCATGTCCCCGTCGCCGACGCACGCGTGACCTTCCGGCAGGGACGCGCCGGCGGCCCCGGAGTCGCCCGCACGCTCGCGCTCGCGCACGCGGAGGGCGAGTACGTGAAGGTCCTCGACGCCGACGACCGGCTGGCGCCCGGCGCGCTCGCCCGCGACCTGGCCGCGCTGGAGGGCGACCCGGGCCTCGGCTGGGCGACCTCGCGCGTCCTCGACCTGTTCCCTGACGGCTCCACGGCCGGCTTCCCCGGGGATCCGGCCGAGGGGCCGATCGAGCGGGGGGCCGTCCTCGACCACTGGAAGGCCCACGACTTCCGCGCACAGGTACACCCCGCCAGCCTCTTCGCCCGCCGGGACCTGCTGACCGCCCTCGGCGGCTGGATGGCCCTGCCCGCCTCCGAGGACACCGGGCTGCTGCTGGCGCTCAACTCGGTGAGCCGCGGCTGGTTCACGGCGGAGGTCGGCCTGTACTACCGGAAGTGGGACGGCCAGGCCACGGGCCAGGCCTCGCACGTCGACCCCGTCGAACGGGCGGCACGCATGGCGGTCGTGGAGGCGAGGGCCCGGGCACTGGGGTCGTTCCGGTGGAGCTATCCGACGGCGCCGGCGTCGGCCCCGTCCGCCGCCGGCGGCTGA
- a CDS encoding luciferase domain-containing protein: MTAASRALTRLATWPDLTEDRPSCGTGWALRSGGVEIAHFHSDMSVDLHLTARAIRRFERDLRHSTAIRLLPGSPWVTVHLECETDIDLLMTLVSAALQAHQRYPAADGAALPRCNDHREPALTRDGADGI, encoded by the coding sequence ATGACGGCGGCCTCGCGTGCCCTGACACGACTGGCGACCTGGCCGGACCTCACAGAGGACCGGCCCAGCTGCGGCACCGGTTGGGCGTTGCGCTCGGGCGGTGTCGAGATCGCGCACTTCCATTCCGACATGAGCGTCGACCTGCACCTCACCGCCAGGGCGATCCGGCGGTTCGAGAGGGACCTGAGACATTCCACGGCCATCCGGCTGCTGCCGGGCTCGCCCTGGGTGACCGTCCACCTGGAGTGCGAGACGGACATCGACCTGCTCATGACGCTGGTCAGTGCCGCGCTCCAGGCCCATCAGCGGTACCCGGCGGCCGACGGCGCCGCCCTCCCGCGCTGCAACGACCACCGGGAACCGGCGCTCACCCGCGACGGCGCCGACGGCATCTGA
- a CDS encoding TIGR03943 family putative permease subunit, protein MNRQSQAAVLFLLGAALLHAGTTDLYLRYVKAGLQPLLLASGVVLIVTSLATAWYERRRTKHQATHQQAKHQQATQQQKGAGDVEGAEDAETHTHPEPRVSWLLILPLLALILVAPPALGSYSATRTGTALQEPLAYPALAATNPLPLSVVDYAGRAVYDHGRTLTGREVQLTGFVALDHAGTPYLVRMALNCCAADAQPVKVGLTGDIPPVLQPDTWLTVTGAYTPRITHDPVNNGPIPFIKVTAAKPTVTPRDPYDESWNN, encoded by the coding sequence GTGAACCGACAGTCCCAGGCGGCCGTCCTCTTCCTCCTCGGCGCGGCCCTCCTCCACGCCGGCACCACCGACCTCTACCTGCGCTACGTCAAGGCGGGCCTGCAACCGCTCCTGCTGGCGTCCGGCGTGGTCCTGATCGTGACGTCACTGGCGACGGCCTGGTACGAACGCCGCAGGACGAAGCACCAAGCGACGCACCAGCAAGCGAAGCACCAGCAAGCGACGCAACAGCAGAAGGGGGCCGGGGATGTCGAGGGCGCGGAGGACGCGGAGACCCACACCCACCCCGAACCCCGCGTCTCCTGGCTGCTGATCCTCCCCCTCCTGGCGCTGATCCTCGTCGCCCCGCCGGCCCTGGGCTCGTACAGCGCGACCCGCACCGGCACGGCCCTGCAGGAGCCCCTCGCCTATCCGGCCCTCGCGGCGACGAACCCGCTCCCGCTCAGCGTCGTCGACTACGCGGGCCGAGCCGTCTACGACCACGGCCGCACCCTCACCGGACGCGAGGTCCAGCTCACCGGCTTCGTCGCCCTGGACCACGCCGGCACCCCCTACCTGGTGCGCATGGCCCTCAACTGCTGCGCCGCCGACGCCCAGCCGGTCAAGGTCGGCCTGACCGGCGACATCCCCCCGGTCCTCCAGCCGGACACCTGGCTGACCGTCACCGGCGCCTACACCCCCCGCATCACCCACGACCCGGTCAACAACGGCCCGATCCCCTTCATCAAGGTGACCGCCGCCAAACCGACCGTGACCCCACGGGACCCGTACGACGAGTCGTGGAACAACTGA
- a CDS encoding permease, which translates to MAITKAAPREEGTRHDRRETPPAPDEPKRLTSPLVLTMLLLLMVLLQSPIRRALSAPVMQSWTTVFVAVVVQALPFLVLGVLLSAAIAVYVPPSFFARALPSRPALAVPVAGIAGAVLPGCECASVPVAGALVRRGVTPAAALAFLLSAPAINPIVLTATAVAFPRNPEMVLARFVGSLLVACVMGWLWQRLGRTDWLRLPTHAPHEGETKGAAFWDSVRHDVMHAGGFLVVGAMAAATLKAVAPQEWLRTAADNPLLAVLTLAVLAVVLSICSEADAFVAASLTQFSLTAKLAFLVVGPMIDLKLFAMQAGTFGRGFALRFAPATFVLAIASAVLTGWILL; encoded by the coding sequence GTGGCCATCACCAAGGCGGCTCCGCGTGAGGAGGGCACGCGCCACGACCGACGGGAGACCCCTCCCGCGCCGGACGAGCCCAAGCGCCTCACTTCCCCCCTCGTCCTGACCATGTTGCTGCTCCTGATGGTGCTGCTGCAGAGCCCCATCCGCCGCGCGCTGTCCGCACCGGTGATGCAGAGCTGGACGACCGTGTTCGTGGCCGTCGTGGTCCAGGCGCTGCCGTTCCTGGTGCTGGGGGTGCTGCTGTCGGCGGCGATCGCCGTCTACGTGCCCCCCTCCTTCTTCGCCCGCGCCCTCCCCTCCCGGCCCGCGCTCGCCGTACCGGTCGCCGGGATCGCGGGCGCGGTGCTGCCCGGCTGCGAGTGCGCGTCGGTGCCGGTGGCCGGCGCGCTGGTCCGCCGGGGAGTGACCCCGGCCGCGGCCCTCGCCTTCCTCCTCTCCGCCCCGGCGATCAACCCGATCGTGCTGACGGCGACGGCCGTGGCGTTCCCCCGCAACCCCGAGATGGTGCTGGCCCGTTTCGTGGGCAGCCTGCTCGTGGCGTGCGTGATGGGCTGGCTGTGGCAGCGGCTGGGCCGCACGGACTGGCTGCGCCTGCCGACCCACGCGCCGCACGAGGGGGAGACGAAGGGCGCGGCGTTCTGGGACTCGGTCCGCCACGACGTGATGCACGCGGGCGGCTTCCTGGTCGTGGGCGCGATGGCGGCGGCGACCCTGAAGGCCGTCGCCCCGCAGGAATGGCTGCGCACGGCGGCGGACAACCCGCTGCTGGCGGTCCTGACGCTCGCCGTTCTCGCGGTGGTCCTCTCGATCTGCTCGGAGGCGGACGCGTTCGTCGCCGCGTCCCTGACCCAGTTCTCCCTCACGGCCAAACTGGCCTTCCTGGTGGTCGGCCCGATGATCGACCTCAAGCTGTTCGCCATGCAGGCGGGCACGTTCGGCCGGGGTTTCGCCCTGCGCTTCGCCCCGGCGACGTTCGTGCTGGCCATCGCGTCGGCGGTCCTGACGGGATGGATCCTGCTGTGA
- a CDS encoding NAD(P)-binding protein, producing MVVCGDDGLAHRLAAELRGVYEEQVTLVVPPAERTARPPVVGRARAVSAALLDRVVSAAVNRAAGNGTLTAAPGEPADGQRTLEAVEATEAVLAEAGVDRAAALALVYDDDETNIRAALTARRLNPRLRLVLRLYNRRLGQHIEELLDQAAALAAGGVPGDGSASDASTTVLSDADTAAPALAATAVAGTTKVVQTNGLLLRAVERLPTGAGEADPPGLPTLALLSANSNDPAFADGSDASGEQGPLLLPDAATVREAAAAGRRGSVVLEQVAYSAGPAVQSGRGVGVVASFASLFSRRLRWSLAGLVGCVFALAVALWLATGIHPLGALYLTLLDLFSINDPAIGSTTERQVLQLLSGLVGLLLLPVLLAAVLEALGTFRGAGALRRPPRGLGGHVVLLGLGKIGTRVLIRLRELNIPVVCVEAGPEARGLAVARRLRVPVVLGDVTQEGVLEAAKIHRAHALLAVTSSDTTNLEAALYARSLRPDLRVVLRLYDDDFATAVYRTLRAAHPQALTRSRSVSHLSAPSFAGAMMGRQILGAIPVERRVLLFAALEVGGHAQLEGKTVGQAFRPGYWRVLALDTGREGQGGSGLLWDLPDTRVLRGDDRVILAATRRGLAELLRRRGRRVAGA from the coding sequence ATGGTGGTGTGCGGCGACGACGGTCTCGCACACCGGCTCGCCGCCGAACTGCGGGGCGTGTACGAGGAACAGGTCACGCTCGTCGTGCCGCCCGCCGAACGAACGGCACGGCCGCCGGTCGTCGGGCGGGCCCGCGCGGTGTCGGCGGCGCTGCTCGACCGTGTGGTGAGCGCGGCCGTCAACCGGGCCGCGGGCAACGGCACGCTCACCGCCGCCCCGGGTGAACCCGCTGACGGCCAGCGCACGTTGGAGGCCGTCGAGGCGACCGAGGCCGTGCTCGCCGAGGCGGGGGTGGACCGGGCCGCCGCGCTGGCGCTCGTGTACGACGACGACGAGACCAACATCCGCGCCGCCCTCACCGCCCGCCGGCTCAACCCCAGGTTGCGGCTCGTCCTGCGGCTGTACAACCGGCGGTTGGGCCAGCACATCGAGGAACTCCTGGACCAGGCAGCGGCGTTGGCGGCCGGGGGCGTACCGGGGGACGGCTCGGCGAGCGACGCCTCGACGACCGTCCTGTCCGACGCCGACACCGCCGCGCCCGCACTCGCCGCGACCGCCGTCGCCGGCACCACCAAGGTCGTCCAGACGAACGGGCTCCTGCTGCGGGCCGTGGAACGGCTGCCGACCGGGGCCGGTGAGGCCGACCCGCCGGGCCTGCCCACGCTCGCGCTGCTCTCCGCGAACAGCAACGACCCGGCCTTCGCGGACGGTTCCGACGCCAGCGGCGAGCAGGGGCCGCTGCTGCTGCCCGACGCGGCGACGGTGCGGGAGGCGGCCGCGGCCGGCAGGCGCGGGTCGGTCGTCCTGGAGCAGGTCGCGTACTCCGCCGGGCCCGCCGTGCAGTCCGGGCGGGGGGTCGGGGTGGTGGCGTCGTTCGCCTCACTGTTCTCGCGGCGGCTCAGGTGGTCGCTGGCGGGCCTGGTCGGGTGTGTGTTCGCGCTGGCGGTGGCACTGTGGCTGGCGACCGGGATCCATCCGCTGGGGGCGCTGTACCTGACGCTGCTGGACCTCTTCTCCATCAACGACCCGGCGATCGGCTCGACCACCGAGCGGCAGGTCCTCCAACTCCTCTCCGGACTGGTCGGGTTGCTGCTGCTGCCGGTGCTGCTGGCGGCGGTGCTGGAGGCGCTCGGCACGTTCCGCGGTGCGGGTGCGCTGCGCCGGCCGCCCCGGGGCCTCGGCGGCCACGTCGTACTCCTCGGACTCGGCAAGATCGGCACCCGCGTTCTGATCCGGCTGCGTGAGCTGAACATCCCCGTGGTGTGCGTCGAGGCGGGACCCGAGGCGCGCGGGCTCGCGGTGGCCCGCCGTCTGCGGGTGCCGGTCGTCCTGGGCGACGTCACCCAGGAGGGCGTCCTGGAGGCCGCGAAGATCCACCGCGCCCACGCCCTGCTCGCGGTCACCAGCTCCGACACCACGAACCTCGAAGCGGCCCTGTACGCCCGCTCGCTGCGCCCCGACCTCCGCGTCGTACTCCGCCTGTACGACGACGACTTCGCGACCGCCGTCTACCGCACCCTGCGCGCCGCGCACCCCCAGGCCCTGACCCGCAGCCGCAGCGTCTCCCACCTGTCGGCGCCGTCGTTCGCCGGGGCGATGATGGGCCGCCAGATCCTGGGCGCGATCCCGGTCGAACGCCGGGTGCTGCTGTTCGCCGCCCTGGAGGTCGGCGGCCACGCCCAACTGGAGGGCAAGACGGTCGGTCAGGCGTTCCGGCCGGGCTACTGGCGCGTCCTGGCCCTGGACACCGGCCGCGAAGGCCAGGGCGGCTCCGGCCTCCTCTGGGACCTCCCGGACACCCGCGTACTGCGCGGCGATGACCGAGTGATCCTCGCCGCCACCCGCCGAGGCCTGGCGGAACTACTGCGTCGACGGGGGCGGAGGGTCGCGGGGGCATAG
- a CDS encoding ROK family protein: protein MRHAAVGVDIGGTKLLMLAEGQDLEAPIARRLATGPSAVPADVEAAVRAFLADNSLKPTALGIAVPGLVEKGQVKISDVLPQLAGWEGLHIDGTPALLVNDIRGALAQESSGLSRASSAVVIVCGTAVGSAYLCEGRVVRGSRGWAGEIGSMPVPTPQGVKRLDDLAGGAAIVRALGEQPEQIHAALAAGDPRTRRIVNAAGEAFGLAIASLVNILNPDVVRIAGGTLGYAGYWDTAVTTARTHALPELWDVCSVDRIHATELVVARGAMRLATAAADGQAWVEQYV, encoded by the coding sequence ATGAGGCACGCGGCAGTAGGCGTCGACATCGGTGGTACCAAGCTGCTCATGCTCGCGGAAGGGCAGGATCTTGAAGCGCCGATCGCTCGACGCCTGGCCACGGGGCCGTCGGCCGTGCCCGCGGACGTCGAGGCCGCCGTCCGGGCCTTCCTCGCCGACAACTCCCTGAAGCCGACAGCCCTGGGGATCGCCGTGCCCGGTCTGGTCGAGAAGGGTCAGGTCAAGATCTCCGACGTGCTGCCCCAGCTCGCAGGCTGGGAGGGCCTCCACATCGACGGCACCCCTGCGTTGCTCGTCAATGACATCCGGGGCGCTCTCGCGCAGGAGTCTTCCGGCCTCTCCAGGGCCTCCTCCGCTGTGGTGATCGTCTGTGGAACGGCAGTCGGCTCGGCCTACCTGTGCGAGGGACGGGTCGTCCGCGGCTCGCGAGGATGGGCCGGTGAGATCGGCAGCATGCCCGTGCCGACACCACAGGGCGTCAAACGGCTCGACGACCTCGCCGGCGGCGCTGCGATCGTGCGCGCGCTCGGTGAGCAGCCGGAACAGATCCATGCCGCGCTTGCCGCTGGTGATCCTCGAACGCGGCGCATCGTCAACGCTGCGGGCGAGGCGTTCGGCCTCGCCATCGCCTCGCTGGTCAACATCCTCAACCCGGACGTGGTCCGGATCGCTGGTGGCACCCTCGGCTACGCGGGCTACTGGGACACCGCCGTGACCACGGCGCGCACCCACGCCTTACCGGAGTTGTGGGACGTCTGCAGCGTCGACCGAATCCACGCCACGGAACTGGTCGTTGCCCGAGGTGCCATGCGTCTCGCCACCGCAGCGGCCGACGGCCAGGCATGGGTCGAGCAGTACGTCTGA
- a CDS encoding HAD family hydrolase: protein MARLVLWDIDHTLIDTRGVGRELSAAAFQRTLGAAMRRQAKIDGITEPVIFRETAKLHGLTTDRSDFERFAAALTEEHLAQAVDLRERGHALPGAAAALDLLAVYGIQQTVVSGNVRPVAEIKLQVFGLDRHILWDLGAYGEDNDLRAELVRMSLQRADALPVDAVLIGDTPADVEGAHANGVRVIAVASGRSDEVALREAGAETVLPDLLESELLVKLVRGAGLR from the coding sequence ATGGCGCGACTGGTCCTGTGGGACATCGACCACACCCTGATCGATACGCGCGGTGTGGGCCGTGAGCTCTCGGCTGCGGCGTTCCAACGGACGCTGGGCGCGGCCATGCGCCGGCAGGCAAAGATCGACGGCATCACCGAGCCCGTCATCTTCCGGGAGACCGCGAAACTTCACGGCTTGACCACCGACCGCAGTGACTTCGAGCGCTTCGCTGCCGCCCTGACGGAAGAGCATCTGGCGCAAGCAGTGGATCTCCGCGAGCGGGGCCACGCTCTGCCCGGCGCAGCCGCCGCCCTGGACCTTCTCGCCGTCTATGGCATCCAGCAGACCGTGGTGTCAGGGAACGTTCGCCCCGTTGCCGAGATCAAGCTCCAGGTCTTCGGTCTCGACCGGCACATCTTGTGGGATCTCGGTGCCTATGGCGAGGACAACGACCTGCGCGCAGAACTCGTGAGGATGTCCCTCCAGCGAGCCGACGCCTTACCCGTTGACGCCGTGCTGATCGGTGATACCCCGGCTGACGTGGAGGGCGCGCACGCGAACGGTGTGCGCGTCATCGCCGTGGCGTCGGGACGCAGCGACGAGGTCGCGCTTCGTGAAGCCGGCGCGGAGACCGTGCTGCCAGATCTCCTGGAGTCGGAGCTGCTGGTGAAGCTCGTTCGCGGTGCCGGTCTCCGCTAG
- a CDS encoding helix-turn-helix domain-containing protein, with product MVRYYRRKNGARTQAAVAGLCGITERYLQQIEAGQKVPSADVLARLASELGVPLAALLTSDPVEDSVLPVTAAPGVVSALMGYGLPVSSAPASPVQLRERVERAWRSWQSSKDRFTEAARVLPELIRDVEHAVRAHRRGDDVESRREVLRVAADLYGLLRSYCRRAARLDLSLMVADRAIRAAEDADDPLRIAAAHWNLGHVLLSHGESAAVEEAKKVAVQAIEQLGRAQATEEAKAVEGALELVAVVSDARRRRWWDARQRLEQRAAPLARRVGEGSNVQWTVFGPTNVHLHAMSIEMLAGEASEGLRLADTIDTRVLPSLERQFTFGLELARCYDLRREDAAVLVHLLDLEETAPEDLARSPLARDMILGLQRRVRPTFRRQVDGLAERLQLL from the coding sequence ATGGTCAGGTACTACCGGCGCAAGAACGGAGCCCGGACGCAAGCGGCCGTCGCCGGACTGTGCGGGATCACAGAACGCTATCTGCAGCAGATCGAGGCCGGACAGAAAGTACCCTCCGCAGACGTGCTCGCCCGCCTCGCGTCTGAACTCGGTGTGCCGCTGGCCGCGCTGCTCACCAGCGACCCCGTGGAGGATTCGGTCCTTCCCGTCACGGCTGCCCCGGGAGTCGTCAGCGCGCTGATGGGCTACGGCTTACCGGTCAGTTCGGCTCCGGCAAGTCCGGTACAGCTCCGGGAACGGGTAGAGCGGGCCTGGAGGTCCTGGCAGTCGTCGAAGGATCGGTTCACGGAAGCGGCGCGTGTCCTCCCGGAGCTGATCAGGGACGTCGAGCATGCCGTCCGCGCGCACCGCAGGGGAGACGACGTCGAGTCGCGGCGCGAAGTCCTGCGCGTTGCCGCTGACCTGTATGGGCTGCTCAGGTCGTATTGCCGCCGCGCAGCACGGCTGGACCTGTCGCTCATGGTCGCCGATCGCGCGATCAGAGCCGCCGAGGACGCGGACGACCCGCTACGCATCGCGGCGGCCCACTGGAACCTCGGTCACGTCCTGCTCTCACACGGGGAGTCCGCCGCCGTCGAAGAGGCCAAAAAGGTCGCCGTGCAGGCGATCGAGCAGCTCGGCCGGGCACAGGCGACTGAGGAAGCCAAGGCCGTCGAAGGGGCCCTTGAACTGGTGGCGGTGGTATCCGACGCGCGCCGCCGCCGCTGGTGGGATGCCCGTCAGCGGCTTGAGCAGCGGGCGGCTCCTCTCGCCCGGAGGGTTGGCGAGGGCAGCAACGTTCAATGGACCGTCTTCGGCCCGACGAACGTTCACCTGCATGCCATGAGCATCGAGATGCTGGCGGGCGAGGCATCCGAGGGGCTGCGCCTGGCCGACACAATCGATACGCGCGTACTGCCCAGCCTCGAGCGTCAGTTCACATTCGGCCTGGAACTGGCCAGGTGCTACGACCTGCGCAGGGAAGACGCGGCGGTCCTCGTGCACCTGCTGGACCTGGAAGAGACGGCACCCGAGGACCTGGCGCGCAGCCCCCTCGCCCGGGACATGATCCTCGGCCTCCAAAGGCGCGTCCGTCCCACCTTCCGCCGCCAGGTCGACGGCCTTGCCGAACGCCTCCAGCTCCTCTGA
- a CDS encoding DUF6415 family natural product biosynthesis protein: MKTVVNTSDGSPMRLSAMRETANLLLVPESRALVQAVSGEELATVADTVRGHLELLIPEVERAARKLNEESIPRCCALACVGEARGKLRTGASHRPGGVFEHVQRLARVLNALCDHYETIGGEHA; encoded by the coding sequence GTGAAGACGGTCGTGAACACCAGCGACGGCTCACCCATGCGCCTCTCGGCGATGCGCGAGACAGCGAATCTTCTCCTGGTCCCGGAGAGCCGCGCGCTCGTACAGGCCGTGTCCGGCGAGGAGTTGGCCACGGTCGCCGATACGGTACGCGGACACCTGGAACTTCTCATCCCCGAGGTCGAACGGGCGGCCAGGAAGCTGAACGAGGAGAGCATCCCCCGCTGCTGCGCGCTCGCCTGCGTCGGGGAGGCCCGCGGGAAGCTCCGCACCGGAGCGAGCCACAGACCCGGCGGAGTGTTCGAACACGTCCAGCGCCTGGCCCGCGTCCTGAACGCCCTGTGCGACCACTACGAGACGATCGGCGGCGAGCACGCGTGA
- a CDS encoding S9 family peptidase translates to MTESNGSAAPERDEKTPQTPDWEKRFRAPRVSLPDWAEDAPHHSLFVSNATGTYELYAWDRSTGEQRQVTNRPNGTTDGVLSPDGAWIWWFDDKDGDEFGVWRRQPFAGGEDELATPGLDPSYPAGLALGRDGRTAVVGRSTDEEGTTIHVARAGEPPFELYRHRESAGVGDLSHDGSLIAIEHTEHGDAMHSALRVLRPDGSTVAELDDTRGGTEELGLDVLGFAPVDGDTRLLIGHQRRGRWEPLVWDVATGSEKDLALDLPGDVSAEWYPDGSGLLIEHSFEARSELFRYDFAVGELVKVATPAGTVSGATARPDGSVEYLWSSAAQPPAVRSTTGGVVLDPPGMKSPGSVPVEDVWVEGPGGRIHALVQRPRGAGTGPLPTVFDIHGGPTWHDSDSFAAGPAAWVDHGYAVVRVNYRGSTGYGRAWTDALKHRVGLIELEDIEAVREWAVSSGLSDPARLILTGGSWGGYLTLLGLGVQPDAWTLGIAAVPVADYVTAYHDEMEALKAMDRTLLGGTPEEVPDRFETSSPLTYVDKVRAPVYISAGVNDPRCPIRQIDNYVKRLEARGATHEVYRYDAGHGSLVVDERIKQVRLELEFAKRHLG, encoded by the coding sequence ATGACTGAGAGCAACGGGTCCGCCGCACCGGAGCGGGACGAAAAGACGCCGCAGACGCCGGACTGGGAGAAGCGCTTCCGGGCGCCCCGGGTATCGCTGCCCGACTGGGCGGAGGACGCGCCGCACCACTCCCTGTTCGTGTCGAACGCGACGGGGACGTACGAGTTGTACGCCTGGGACCGTTCCACGGGCGAGCAGCGCCAGGTGACGAACCGGCCCAACGGCACGACGGACGGAGTGCTCTCCCCGGACGGCGCATGGATCTGGTGGTTCGACGACAAGGACGGCGACGAGTTCGGCGTCTGGCGCCGCCAGCCGTTCGCGGGCGGCGAGGACGAACTGGCGACGCCGGGCCTGGACCCCTCCTACCCGGCGGGCCTGGCTCTGGGCAGGGACGGCCGTACGGCGGTCGTCGGCCGCTCGACGGACGAGGAGGGGACCACGATCCACGTGGCTCGGGCCGGCGAGCCCCCCTTCGAGCTGTACCGCCACCGGGAGTCGGCCGGCGTGGGCGACCTCTCCCACGACGGCAGCCTGATCGCGATCGAGCACACCGAGCACGGCGACGCGATGCACTCCGCGCTGCGGGTGCTGCGCCCGGACGGCTCGACGGTCGCCGAGCTGGACGACACCCGGGGCGGCACCGAGGAGCTGGGCCTGGACGTGCTGGGCTTCGCCCCGGTCGACGGCGACACCCGGCTGTTGATCGGGCACCAGCGGCGGGGCCGCTGGGAACCGCTGGTCTGGGACGTGGCGACGGGCTCGGAGAAGGACCTGGCCCTGGACCTGCCGGGAGATGTCAGCGCCGAGTGGTACCCGGACGGCTCGGGCCTGCTCATCGAGCACAGCTTCGAGGCCCGCAGCGAACTGTTCCGCTACGACTTCGCCGTCGGCGAGCTCGTGAAGGTGGCGACCCCCGCGGGCACGGTGTCCGGGGCGACGGCCCGCCCGGACGGCAGCGTGGAGTACCTGTGGTCGTCCGCGGCCCAGCCGCCGGCGGTCCGCTCGACGACCGGCGGGGTCGTCCTGGACCCGCCCGGCATGAAGTCCCCCGGCTCGGTCCCGGTGGAGGACGTGTGGGTGGAGGGCCCGGGAGGCCGTATCCACGCCCTGGTGCAGCGACCGCGGGGGGCGGGCACGGGCCCCCTCCCCACCGTCTTCGACATCCACGGCGGGCCGACCTGGCACGACAGCGACTCCTTCGCGGCGGGCCCGGCGGCCTGGGTGGACCACGGCTACGCGGTCGTCCGCGTCAACTACCGCGGCTCCACGGGCTACGGCCGCGCCTGGACGGACGCCCTGAAGCACCGGGTCGGCCTCATCGAGCTGGAGGACATCGAGGCCGTCCGCGAATGGGCCGTCTCGTCCGGCCTGTCCGACCCCGCCCGCCTGATCCTCACCGGCGGCTCCTGGGGCGGCTACCTCACCCTCCTCGGCCTCGGCGTCCAGCCCGACGCCTGGACCCTGGGCATCGCCGCCGTCCCCGTCGCCGACTACGTCACGGCCTACCACGACGAGATGGAGGCCCTGAAGGCGATGGACCGCACCCTGCTGGGCGGCACCCCGGAAGAGGTCCCCGACCGCTTCGAGACCTCCTCCCCCCTGACCTACGTCGACAAGGTCCGAGCCCCCGTCTACATCTCGGCCGGCGTGAACGACCCCCGCTGCCCCATCCGCCAGATCGACAACTACGTCAAGCGCCTGGAGGCCAGAGGAGCAACCCACGAGGTCTACCGCTACGACGCGGGCCACGGCTCCCTGGTGGTCGACGAACGCATCAAGCAGGTAAGGCTGGAACTGGAGTTCGCGAAGAGGCACTTGGGGTAG
- a CDS encoding SURF1 family protein: protein MYRFLVTPRWWGINVFVLLAIPFCVFMGSWQLSRFEARVDDHRDAKAQARSAETDAARPLAELLPVDKATSGKQATATGRYSTQLLVPDRELDGKNGYYVLTLLRTDGGKALPVVRGWLPGAADAAKAPAPPAGQVTVTGALQASEQPGDNGVSARGGLPAGQTAAISAASLVNLVPDDLYDAWITLSTADPGMTAVPAKAAADTGLDLKAFQNLGYTGEWFVFAGFVVFMWFRLLRREVEFARDAELGIVPEEPAEAEVAEVAEVAEKPAGSAVHEDTSTPVR from the coding sequence GTGTACCGGTTTCTGGTGACTCCCCGGTGGTGGGGGATCAACGTCTTCGTGCTGCTGGCCATCCCCTTCTGCGTGTTCATGGGGTCCTGGCAGCTGAGCCGGTTCGAGGCGCGGGTGGACGATCACCGTGACGCCAAGGCGCAGGCCCGCTCCGCCGAGACCGACGCCGCGCGGCCCCTGGCCGAGCTGCTGCCCGTGGACAAGGCGACGTCCGGCAAGCAGGCCACCGCCACCGGGCGCTACAGCACGCAGTTGCTGGTGCCCGACCGGGAGCTGGACGGGAAGAACGGCTACTACGTGCTGACCCTGCTGCGGACCGACGGCGGCAAGGCGCTGCCCGTCGTGCGCGGCTGGCTGCCCGGTGCCGCCGACGCCGCGAAGGCGCCGGCGCCGCCGGCCGGCCAGGTCACCGTCACCGGCGCGCTGCAGGCGTCCGAGCAGCCCGGCGACAACGGCGTGAGCGCCCGGGGCGGGCTGCCGGCCGGGCAGACCGCGGCGATCAGTGCGGCTTCGCTGGTCAACCTCGTGCCGGACGACCTGTACGACGCCTGGATCACCCTCTCCACCGCCGACCCGGGGATGACGGCGGTGCCCGCGAAGGCGGCCGCCGACACGGGGCTCGACCTGAAGGCGTTCCAGAACCTGGGCTACACCGGCGAGTGGTTCGTCTTCGCGGGGTTCGTGGTGTTCATGTGGTTCCGGCTGCTGCGCCGCGAGGTGGAGTTCGCCCGGGACGCGGAGCTCGGGATCGTGCCCGAGGAGCCCGCGGAGGCCGAGGTGGCCGAGGTGGCCGAGGTGGCCGAGAAGCCCGCCGGGTCAGCGGTTCACGAGGACACCAGCACGCCCGTGCGGTAG